A genomic stretch from Coffea arabica cultivar ET-39 chromosome 10c, Coffea Arabica ET-39 HiFi, whole genome shotgun sequence includes:
- the LOC140015970 gene encoding uncharacterized protein, giving the protein MATSQPAFSINAKVSSHRGEPAILFAQADLELFAMPYKVALVVKFSKGRPKMEDLRKFFHSLDLKKEASVGLLDSKHILIRLDTKVDFHRIWSRGIWYVFGLPMLVFRWSPDFHVDREPSIAPVWFQLPKLPIHYFNKECLFQIVCYVGKPLFVDVATASGSRPSVARVCVEIDLLKSFPGRILIRNGDHEGFW; this is encoded by the coding sequence ATGGCAACGTCGCAGCCTGCATTCTCAATCAATGCCAAGGTATCGTCTCATAGAGGTGAACCAGCgatattgtttgctcaggcagaCCTGGAGTTGTTTGCTATGCCTTACAAGGTTGCGTTGGTGGTAAAATTCTCGAAGGGAAGACCTAAGATGGAGGACTTGAGGAAGTTTTTCCACTCGCTTGATCTGAAAAAGGAAGCTTCGGTTGGTTTGCTGGATTCCAAACACATCTTGATTCGGTTGGACACGAAGGTGGATTTTCATAGAATTTGGTCGAGAGGtatctggtacgtttttgggcTGCCAATGCTAGTTTTCCGGTGGTCGCCAGACTTCCACGTTGACCGTGAACCATCAATAGCTCCGGTTTGGTTTCAATTGCCAAAGTTACCTATCCACTACTTTAACAAGGAATgtttgtttcaaattgtttgCTATGTGGGCAAGCCACTTTTTGTTGATGTAGCCACGGCTTCTGGTTCTCGTCCAAGTGTAGCGCGAGTTTGTGTGGAAATTGATTTGCTTAAGTCGTTTCCTGGTAGAATATTGATTCGCAATGGGGATCATGAGGGCTTTTGGTAG